Within Candidatus Eisenbacteria bacterium, the genomic segment CCTGACCCCTTCGTTAGGAACTTTGTACTTGCAAATTCAGGAATTTCCCAATGGTGGGCCGCCTCCAGCGGGTCGATCCTAATAGCGGAGTTGGGAATAACCCCACCCAATCCCCGGCCTGACGGGAGTCGAAGGGCAGGCCGACGATTTACGTTTCGTGCAGTGGAGGTATGGCAATGAGGACAGTGGCGGCTGGCGTCTGGGTGGGCAGCCTGGGCCTCGAAAAACTCCGGTCTCGGGACGACAAACCCTGGAGTTGCTCGGCCGCAACCGGAACGCCGGCTTCCACAGTCCTTGAACGCAGCATCATCTCGCACATGATGCGACAAGGGAGGATTCATGGGACACAGACATTCCCGGAGGGCCGACTCGCGTGATCTGAGCGGCGTGAGGCGGTGGTTCCACCAACCCCGCACTGCGGCGGTTCCGCAGCCGAGCGCAACGTTCCCCGCACCCATTCGGTTCGATGGTTCGGTCGCCCTCTCCACCCTTGCGGAGGGAGGCGGGGGTTGCCTTGTATTCCAGGGGTCTCTCGTTTTCGGAGGGCTCAGGGCGGAGCTGACTTTCGACACACGCACCACCAGGCTGTCCGAACATCGGGGGTGCGTCTCCACGAGTGTATTGCTCCTGCCGGCCGACGAGTTCCTCGAGTTCCGTCTCCAGCAGAATCATCGCGGGGCCGACGGCCGCTGCGCCGCCCGAATCCAGCTCGTTGACGCCGGGGGGAATCCCCTCACCGAAAAGTTTCATCTGGGCCCTCTCGCCGCACGGCCGTCTTCTTTCAGCCTTCGCTTTCCCGCGCTCATCAACGCCGAGGCTTCTTTCACGCCCTCATCGGGCCCCGATCGCCGGGAGTCCGAGCTCGCGTTGACGGGCGAGATCGCGTTCGTGACGGGAGTGTCGGCCAGGCTCCTCTTCGATCGGGAATCCAGGCGGGACGACCCGCGGTTCGAACAGATCGCGGATCTGGAGATTGTGCCCGCCGCGACGCGAATCGAGTTTTCGGCCCAGCCCGTGTGGAGCGGCAATCGCGAATGCAGGCTTACGTCGATTCAATTCCTGGACGCGGGCGGCCGGACCATCGGCGACGAGCGCGCCGCCCCTCCAACCTTGTCCATTTTGGGAGATGAGCACTTTGCGCCCGCAGCGTTGTCGATCCAGTGAAAAGTTTCACAAACAGCCGGCTCCGCGGAGGCTGATGTTCCGTGGCATGTAATCACACGGTTGATGCCGATACCAAAATCGCGATCATCGGCGTGCAGGGAATGACCAGTTTCGAGGAGATCGTGCGCGCGGTCGAGCGGCTGGCGGCCGACCGGCGATTCCGACCGGACTATGGGGTGCTATTCGACCTTCGCGAAATGCACTATTCGCCCTTCGCCGACGAGGCCGCCACGCTGGCCAAGACCATCGCCCAGTCGGCACCGCTGCGAAATCACCCCATGGCGATGGTCGCGTCCGGACCTCAACTGAGCCTCGCCGAAATGATTACGTCGGTGGCCGCCCGGAGGGGGGCAGTGGCCCGCGCCTTTCGCCCCAACCTGGGGGCCGCGGCGATCTGGCTGCACCAACAGATGCGGATGCGCCGGTCCCAGGCCCATTAGAAGCGGTTCCTAAGGGCCTCCCCCCGCAAAACGAGGGACTTTTTCGCCTTCCCGCCGACTGCAGGAATTTCACCGCCATGGCGTCCGGGGTAGTACAATTACGTACTACAGTTCTAGGGCTGAAGGAACAAGGAGGTAGCCGCTCATGGTCAAGATGAGTAACCAGGCAGCCCCCGCCCAGATCGCCTCGGATGCCACCAGCGTCCTCTTGAGCGAGCTGGTCGCCCACCTCAGACAGAACCGCACCCTCCTGCGGGAGGAGTGGGTGCGGCGCATCACGGACGCCGAGCAGCTCACGGCCATGACGGAAGAAGAGATTTTCGCCGAGGCGACGTCCGTCTACGACAGCTATGTCGAGGCACTGGAGACGGGAACCCTCGAGGCGCTCCAAGCGTACGCCCGTAATCTGTCCGAGCGGATCATCCCGCGCGGCGTCGAGACGGACGAGGTGGTCGGAATCGTGCTTCTCCTGCGTGACGTCCTCGCCCGCTCCCTGTTCGCCAAGTACCACGTCGACTTCAAAGTTCTGGATCGGATCCTCGACGCGTACGAGCCCGCGGCCAACCGGATCGCGATCACCGTGGCGGTGGGTTTCGTCCAGGAGCGCGAGCGCGTCATCCGCGAGCAGCAGGAAGCCATCCGCGAGCTCTCCACGCCGGTTCTCCAGGTGCGCGAGCGGCTGTTGATTCTCCCGATCATCGGCCTGATCGACCCGCATCGCGCCCGGCAGCTTACCGAGCAGCTCCTCCACGGGATCCGCGCGAACCGAGCGAAGGTCGTGGTGATCGATATCACGGGCGTGGCCGCCATGGACGCAAACGTGGCGAACCACCTCGTGCTGACGGTCGAGGCGGCCCGCCTCCTCGGGGCCACGGTCATCGTCACCGGTCTCTCGCCGGAGATCGCGCAGACGCTGGTGAAGATAGGGGTCGACCTGGGCAAGATGAATACGGTGGGCGATCTCCAGGGAGGAATCGAAGAGGCCGAGCGGCTCCTCGGCTTCAAGGTCTTCCCGATTCGCGAAACCAAGACGGCCTAAGCGCCGGTCCGGCGCACTTCGAAAATCGGAATCCGCCCCATGCCCGTACCTATCCTGAAACAGGGCCAGACCCTCATTGCCTCGATCCAGGCCGCGCTGACCGACACGGATCTCCTCGAGTTGCGCGACGCCCTTCTGGAACAGGTGGGTCGTTATCGGTCCCGAGGGGTGATCGTGGATGTCACGGCCCTCGACGTGATGGATTCTTTCTCGACCAGGACCCTGCGCGACGTCGCGCACATGACCCGGCTCCGCGGGGCCCAGACCATTATCGTGGGGATTCAACCCGAGGTGGCGTTCGCCATGGCTCAATTCGGGCTGACCCTCGAAGGCGTGCCCACCAAACTGGATTTGGAAGAGGGGCTCACGTTCCTCGCCGAGAGCGCAGAGCAGCAACCCGATGAGTGATGAAACGAAGTTCGAGGCGGAGACGCGCGTCCCGGTTCAATCCGATTCCGATATTGTCGTGGCGCGACAGCAGGGACGGGCCATCGCCCGGGAGCTGGGCTTCACGCTCGGGAACGCAACCCTGATCGCGACCGCGATCTCCGAGCTAGCGCGAAACATCGTCCAGTACGCGACGCGGGGCGAGGTGATCCTGAGGCGAATCGAGAACGGAAATCAGAGGGGGCTGGTCCTGATCGTCCGCGACGAAGGCCCCGGTATCCCCGACGTGCTGCAGGCCATGCAGGACGGGTACTCGACGTCGGGTCGCCTGGGCCTCGGTCTCCCAGGCGTAAGGAGGCTGATGGATGAATTCGATATCGAGTCGGAAGTAGGCAAGGGCACAACCGTGACGGTTAGCAAGTGGAAGACGTGAGCACACAGCTTCTCGACTGGGCCGTGGCCACGCGTCCGTTCCCAGGGGAGGCAAGGTCCGCCGACGGCCATCTCGTCCACGTCGCGCCGTGGGGAGCCCTCCTGGCGGTTGCGGACGGGGTGGGCCACGGTTCGGAAGCCGCCGCCGCGACCCGCATCGCGCTCGCGGCATTGGAACAGCACGCGCATGAGCCGCTGGGCTTGCTGCTCGAACGGTGCCACGACAGCCTGAGGGGCACCCGCGGCGTCGCGCTCAGCATGTCCGCGTTCCATGGGGACGCCGACACGATGACCTGGCTGGGAGTAGGGAACGTGGCGGGAGTGCTCCTCCGCGCCGCACCCCAAGGGACTCCCCCCGCGGAGACGCTCGTGATGCGGGCCGGCTTGGTCGGGGATCGGATGCCCGCGGTTTCCGCATCGACGACCCGCGTCGCGCGCGGGGACACCCTGATTCTCGCCACGGACGGCATCCGGACGAGCTTTGCGGAATCCCCTTCGCTCGCCGATGCGCCGCAGGAGCTTGCCGAGCTCATTTTGGCCCGGTACGGGAAGGGAACCGATGACGCGCTGGTTCTCGTCGCGCGCTATCTGGGAGGCTCGGGGTGAGTGCGCCCCTGAAGCAATTCGGGCTGGAATATACGAGGGCGCTGAAGGACCACCTCACCCTGGGCCAGGAGGCAACCCTTCAGTCGGCCTATGAGATCGGAAGAAGGGCTCTGGTCGAGGGGCTGGGCGTTCTGGACATGGCCGCGATCTTCCACCGGGCGTTGCTCACGATCTCGAACCCCGCGTCGGGGGCGGAAGAGGCCGGGCCCCAAATCGAAGCGCTCGAGAGCTTCCTCCTCGAGAGCCTTTCGCCGTTTGAAATGGCCCACCGGGGCGCACGCGAGGCGAACACGGCGCTGCGCCGCCAGAACGAGATCCTCGAGGAGCAGATCAAGCGCATCGCCCATGAGGTCCACGACGTGGCGGGACAGCTGCTGGCGTCCGTCCATCTCTCCCTCGCCCGGATGCAGAAAGAGGCGCCGCAGCTCCGCGAATGCATCGTGGAAGTGCGGGGACACCTCGATCGAATTGAGGAGCAACTTCGGCGGCTCTCCCACGAGCTCCGTCCCACGGTCTTGGACGACTTGGGACTCGTGCCCGCGATCGGATTCCTCGGCGAAGGCTTCTCCATGCGATCGGGGGTCCGTGTGGTCCTGAATGCGCCCCCGGTCGGTCGGCTGCGCCCCCCTCTTGAGACCGCGCTCTATCGCATCGTCCAGGAGGCGCTGAACAACGTGGTCAAGCACGCGCGGGCAACGCGGGTGCTCGTCGGCATTGACGTGCAGGACGGCTGGATTCACTGTACGATTGGAGATGACGGGATCGGCCTGGATCCGGCGTCGGCGGGAGCCCCGGCCAAGGGGCTTGGGCTCATCGGCATCCGTGACCGCGTCGCGTCGCTCGGAGGTACGCTGAAAATCGAATCGAATCGGGGTCGCGGAACCGAGCTCCGTGTCGCCATTCCCCTGGAGAGCGTCGGTGCCCGTTCGCGTCCTGCTGGCTGACGATCACGCCTTGGTTCGTGAAGGGATCAAGGCGACCCTCGAGGCAAGCGGCCTCAGCGTCATCGGGGAGGCGTCGGACGGGCGCGACGCGGTCCGGCTGGCGCGCGAGCTTCAGCCGGACGTCGCGGTGTTCGACATCGGGATGCCCGGGCTGAACGGGGTCGACGCGGCGAGGGTCGCGCTCAAGGAATCGCCTCGTCTCAAGATCGTTCTGCTCACCGTTCACACCGAAGATGCGTACGTGGCCGAAGCCATCCGGGCGGGAGTCGGCGGATACGTGCTCAAGAAGCAGGCGACCGCCGATCTGGTCCGCGCGATCCAAGAAGTCTCGGAGGGAAACACCTATCTGAGCCCCGGTGTCTCGCGGGCCGTGGTCGATGCCGTCCGGTCCGGGTCCCAGCTGCCCGCGGACCCTCTCACGAATCGAGAACGGGAAATCTTGCAGCTGATCGCGGAGGGAAAAACGACGAAGCAAATCGCTTCGGTCCTCGGAATCAGCGTCAAGACCGTGGAGACGCATCGGAGTCACATCATGGACAAGCTTCAAATCCGCGATACCGCCGGTCTCATCCGCTACGCCCTGCGCCGAGGTTTGGTAACGCTTTAGCGTCCCCCCTCAGGGATTTCCCTACCCTTTACCTCCGGTTTTTCCCCCACCAAATCAGGAACCTCCCAATAGCGGCCTTTATGCGCCGTCCGTACCTTTGTGTGTGTCAGGGGCGAGGAAGCGCTCACTGAGGAGCGCGCCGGGCCCCTGAGGGCCGGCGAGCCCGGCGACGCGAGACCGGGCGCAAATCCGAGAGGAGGTGTGTGCCGCCTGCCCGAAAGGTGCGCTTATCCGGCAATCGCCGGGAAGGACCTTCGGTTGGCGCGAGCGCCCATCGACGCTCGCGCCGAACCGTAGTGGAGAGCATGACGATGGAGGTTCGAATGGGAAAGGCAGGCAGCAACCCTAGCAACAGTGCGTCGCGCCATACGCCGTCGGTTCGCCCCGGGACCCTCGGCTTGCAGCGCCGTGCGGGGGCCCTACGTCAACCCTAACCCTAAACCCAACGAGAAAC encodes:
- a CDS encoding STAS domain-containing protein — its product is MSNQAAPAQIASDATSVLLSELVAHLRQNRTLLREEWVRRITDAEQLTAMTEEEIFAEATSVYDSYVEALETGTLEALQAYARNLSERIIPRGVETDEVVGIVLLLRDVLARSLFAKYHVDFKVLDRILDAYEPAANRIAITVAVGFVQERERVIREQQEAIRELSTPVLQVRERLLILPIIGLIDPHRARQLTEQLLHGIRANRAKVVVIDITGVAAMDANVANHLVLTVEAARLLGATVIVTGLSPEIAQTLVKIGVDLGKMNTVGDLQGGIEEAERLLGFKVFPIRETKTA
- a CDS encoding STAS domain-containing protein, producing the protein MPVPILKQGQTLIASIQAALTDTDLLELRDALLEQVGRYRSRGVIVDVTALDVMDSFSTRTLRDVAHMTRLRGAQTIIVGIQPEVAFAMAQFGLTLEGVPTKLDLEEGLTFLAESAEQQPDE
- a CDS encoding anti-sigma regulatory factor, with product MSDETKFEAETRVPVQSDSDIVVARQQGRAIARELGFTLGNATLIATAISELARNIVQYATRGEVILRRIENGNQRGLVLIVRDEGPGIPDVLQAMQDGYSTSGRLGLGLPGVRRLMDEFDIESEVGKGTTVTVSKWKT
- a CDS encoding stage II sporulation protein E (SpoIIE) gives rise to the protein MEDVSTQLLDWAVATRPFPGEARSADGHLVHVAPWGALLAVADGVGHGSEAAAATRIALAALEQHAHEPLGLLLERCHDSLRGTRGVALSMSAFHGDADTMTWLGVGNVAGVLLRAAPQGTPPAETLVMRAGLVGDRMPAVSASTTRVARGDTLILATDGIRTSFAESPSLADAPQELAELILARYGKGTDDALVLVARYLGGSG
- a CDS encoding response regulator transcription factor; this encodes MPVRVLLADDHALVREGIKATLEASGLSVIGEASDGRDAVRLARELQPDVAVFDIGMPGLNGVDAARVALKESPRLKIVLLTVHTEDAYVAEAIRAGVGGYVLKKQATADLVRAIQEVSEGNTYLSPGVSRAVVDAVRSGSQLPADPLTNREREILQLIAEGKTTKQIASVLGISVKTVETHRSHIMDKLQIRDTAGLIRYALRRGLVTL